The sequence tcgttagctagctaattccactggTAATTTTATATCAACTACctattagctctagtgtattcaaacacccccttagaaaTCTTGAGGGAAAACAAAAAACTAaccagcttctgtaatatacgtgGGGACATAAGCATAGACAAACTTTACATAAGATTAGCAAAAGTGACAAAAAGGGAAAAGAATCCGAGCAGCAACTTTTACAAGAACCTACAAAACAAGCATATACTTCCTACAGTGCACTCATGACTCATATGGTAAATGGGCGTTCATTGAATTAAAGGCTCAGGACCTAGCAGTGTTTGAACTTTTAAGCTATCAAAATTACCGGTTTCTGAGAAAGCACCAAAAATATTCATCAAACAGGAACATTCGCAAAACAATACTGCACTCCATCTGCCATAGAGCAGCCAGAGCAGTCCCAGTTTCAACACTGCTTGAAAGCTGGAAAATTGTGTCCACGACAATTCACTGAAAGAATGTCATAGAACATCCTCTAGCTTGGTCTTCTCCATTTACGAGGCATGAAGTACCAACCACCTGTTATTCCTCGACATCTCACCTAACTTGTTCTACTACCTTCCCAGTTCCCACAAGTGCGACATGAGAAACTCATGACACACAGGGGCAGATCTAGGAGGGGGGCTGCCAGGGCTGCAGCCCCGGTCGCCCCCTATAACACCTATTTTATAACGTGTCCTAATAATACATATTCATCTGTCTTAAAATAGTAGTCGTTATTTTAGAGAATTAGTAGGTTTATACAATTTTTTATTGATAcatgtgttttatatatgtgtctagattcatcgtcatccatttgaatatagacataaaaacaaAGAGCTAAAATGACAACTATTTTAGAACATGGGAGTATATTATAACATAAATACAACCTATAAAGGTTAACTAAGGTAGGCTACAAACTTCTTTCTGATCGTGTCATTCAGCACATGTATTTGGCCTTCATCCGTGCCACGAGCACGCTAGGTGGTAGCGTGCGCATCCACGCTGGATCCCGTCCATGCTTCAGCACTGCAAATCCTTACCACCACACAGGACGCAGTCATGAGCCAGCGCGCACGGCCAATGCACATCTAACAGTTAGCAGCGTGCATGTACCCAATGCAAGGGGCTGCAAGTAGCACCATGGCAGGCCTGCTGCAGCACGCTAGTACATCAGGCCGAGGACGTCGTCGTGGGCTCGTGGCACTCAACCTCAAGATGGCCACTAGTGGCTCCGCCAAACATGCTTTAACCTATAGCCCCTCCTTTGATCTAATCCTGAATCCGCCACTGATGACACACGATACAACGGCGGGATTGGATTGGGAGATGAGAAACTATAAAGCAGAACTGTCCGAAACTGCAACCGGTGTATGGTATTTGGGTAAGCAGTCAAGCAGAGCGCTTTAGCTCCTTTACGCTACAACACCTCATCATCGCGTGGCATGCATGGCCCGGACGGCGCATGCTTCCACCAGTCAACGCACGCACGAGCAATGCTCGCCGAAGACGCAACGCGCGTAATCCAGCGCGAAGTTCGGTTCGAAGCCCCAACGCAAGCAACGGGAATGCCGCCACAGCACCGATCAGACAGGCGGAGACGCGGCGCAGAGAGGAGACACTTACGCGCGCTCGAGGTCGTCGGGATCGGGATCCCCCGCGGCGGCTCCTGCAGCAGCCGCGACGGCGAGCAGGGCCAGCGCCGCCACGCTGATCCCCGGGGCACACCGCCCCCGCCACATCCCCTACGCAGCCCACGCGCAACCAGGTCTCCTCGACCCAGATCTCTGCCCCGGGAGCGGAGGCGACGCCGTAAGCGCCCCAATGCGGCGAGCGGCAATGGTCGGTGCGTGCGCGGACGTCGACGCCGCCGCTTGGGCTCCGGGCGGCGAGGTGCGGGAtctgcggctagggttttggcgcGCAGGAGGATTCAGGAGTTGCTTCGGCGCGAGGGAGTGGGAACGAATGGGAAGAGCTGGAGCAGCGGGGCGACGACCGATGAGATTGGAACTCGGAAGGGAGAGGGAAAAATCGGGGGGAACAGAGCACGCACGGAGGGTGATGCGAGCAGCGAGACCGCGAGTCCGGCGACTCGCGAGCAACAAACCGTTTTGGATCAAAAAACCGCTACCACCAGTAACGGTTGAAAACCGTTAAAACCGACCGGTTTAGCCGATCAAAATCTAAGAACGTTTTTAGAAACTATATTTTTTCAAATGATTCTTATTTTACTAATAGAAAATTAATTAATTTTTCTTGGAAAAATAAAAAACCCCTTAGAAAAATTAAGTTTCCAAAATAACCCTAATTTAAAATGGTTTTCGCTAAAAATCAGTAATCGCTCAATACCACTGATAAACCGTCCATTTAAACCGGGGTTTTGTTTTTacataaaaaagaaaaaaatgtgAAGATTTTCTTGTAATTTGCTCAATAAATTGCATAGTAAATACTAATTGATCCACATAAGTTATGTTCAACAAAATGACATACAATATACATATGCATCCATAAACTTTAATTCTCATGAAACAAACAATCATCGGACTTCATaatactcaaatacaagttcttttaGAGTTCTCCCACGACACATAGGTCACACATATTTCACAAATATTCAGCTCGAGTCATACTATTCAGTCATGTTGGAAAGATCTTGATATGTGCTCATTCCGTCTATGTGCGATATGCGCCTTCAATCTGGTACCACCCCCTCCGCTATTTATTTCTCTGCAATACTTGCACTTGGAACATGTACCAACCTTCTACCTGCGCTATCAGACTAGGTCCAACATGTCTTATATAAATAAGAACAAGAATAATATATGTAATGAGAGTAGAATAAAAATATATTACTTATAACAAATGACATAGtaacataaaacaaataaaaCATCGAAACATATTTACATTTGAGATTATCCTTCAATCAGATATTATTCCTCCGCTCTTTTTTTTACAATACTTACACTTAAAACTTGCGCCAACCTTTTATTCGCATTGCCAGACTAAAACTGACATGTGTCCTACAAACGTGGCAAAAATAATACAAGTATGCAACACATTAGTAGCAAATATTATTACCAGCTACATATATAACTAAATATTAACAATACTAATATATATAACTACACATTAACAATACTAATATATCACTAGATATTAACAAGACGTCATCACATTTTTTTTTTGAAACCTTAAACCCAAAAACCGAATCTAGACAATAAAATTACTAAATAATACACCTCAACATGGTTTCTTAGTAACAAATTGTGGTTGGTTTACCACTGCTCGGGCAGTTTATCGTCGCCATTTGACGAGAAGCCGACGAGGTTTACTAATGAGACCATTATTTTAATGGGCTAAAATAAATTAAATTTAGATATCATGCATACCAAATTACACACTAGAATATGTAGTTTTTTATCATatttttatattttcttttcaaaaaatttaaatttggactgaattttgaaaaacCCTGCACGCCCGAGCCCCGCTTTCAACGCACACACTGTCCATTTGGCACAGTCCTCAACTCCCACTGCCATGCGGGCCAGTCGACGCGATACAGTGATTACTCTTCCGCAAGTCAAAATCAACGCCCCAGATCTCACCTcccaaaccctagacctctcacaCACAATCTCTCACATAAAAGGTCGATCACTCGCTGCGCGCCTCCACCCTTTTCCACCCCGCCGCCGAAGCCACCGTGCCGCTAGCCTTCCCCGCCGCCGCAAAATGGCCGCCTCCGCGCGACCCCTGGTTACCGTGAGGGCCCTGGAGGGCGACATGGCCACGGACTCCGCCGGTGTTCCGCTGGCGGACGTCCTCCGCGCACCGATCCGCCCGGACATCGTTCGCTTCGTCCACAAGCTCCTGTCCTGCAACAGCCGCCAACCCTATGCGGTGTCGCGTCGCGCCGGACACCAGACCTCCGCGGAGTCCTGGGGCACGGGGCGTGCGGTATCCCGTATCCCCCGCGTTCCTGGCGGTGGTACCCACCGCGCCGGCCAGGGAGCGTTCGGCAACATGTGTCGTGGTGGACGCATGTTCGCGCCCACCAAGATCTGGCGCCGCTGGCACCGTCGCGTCAACATACACCTTCGCCGTGTCGCCATCGCCTCCGCACTCTCCGCCACCGCCGTTCCGTCCCTTGTTCTCGCACGTGGCCACCGCGTGGAGTCTGTGCCCGAGCTCCCGCTGGTCGTTTCGGACTCCGCGGAGTCCATTGAGAAGACAGCCCAGGCCATCAATATCCTCAAACAGCTCGGTGCCTACGCCGATGCTGAGAAGGCCAAGGATTCTGTTGGCATCCGCCCCGGCAAGGGCAAGATGCGCAACCGCCGCTACATCAATCGTAAGGGACCCCTCGTTGTCTACGGCACTGAGGGCTCTAAGGTCGTCAAGGCCTTTCGCAACCTCCCTGGCGTTGATGTTGCCAATGTCGAGCGCCTCAACCTGCTCGATCTCGCCCCTGGTGGCCACCTTGGCCGGTTCGTCATCTGGACCGAGTGCGCATTCAAGAAGCTGGATGAGGTGTACGGTACCTTCAACGCACCATCAGCGAAGAAGAAGGGTTTCGTGCTCCCGAGGCCCAAGATGGCAAACGCTGACCTATCCAGGCTTATCAACTCTGACGAGGTGCAATCTGTAGTGAAGCCCATCAATAAGGATGTGAAGCGTAGGGAGCCTAGGAAGAACCCACTGAAGAATATGGCTGCAGTGCTCAAGCTGAACCCGTACCTCGGTACTGCACGCAAGATGGCAGCCCTAGCCGAGGCAGCGCGTGTCAAGGCCAGGAAGCAGAAGCTTGATTCCAAGAGGACCAAGCTCAGCCCAGTACGACGATCTTCTCTTCCATTTTCATTTTATACATCTGTATATAGATTATTAGCTGTTCATTGTATTCTACACCAGCATTGTATTGTTTCAGTACCATACTGTTTATTTGAAATTGATTGTGTATTTCAGCATGTTTTATGCAACCTAATATTATAGGGCATGATATATTTATTGAATTAGGTTGTATTGTGTTATAGCTTAGGTCGTTTGTCGaactgttaacattgatgctgcaTTTTTGGTGTGCCGCTCAAGCTGTCAATTCTATTGCTGGATTAGCCCTATTTCTCAATGTCTGGGAGTTTGCTAGTCTAACTGATGAATTGGTTGCTTGCCCTAGTTTGTGGTGAATCATGTATTCTTTCTACATTGAACTCACCAAGCTACCTGCTTCTCTAACTTCTAAATTAAATCCATGAAATATGCCTTGACAATGTATTTTTTGGAACTGTAGATTTTAGTATATGTCTTGTAAAAGCTTGGCCAGATTTGAGATGTTTAATTTAGGAGTAGGACAAAACTAAACCAACCTTGACTGTAGCTCATCATTTCCACCATAGATTTACTTGAATACGTGAACTGAATGACACATGATTGTTTCACCTTTTGCTGATGTTCTTGGTCCTAGACACCTGCTCTGTTGTCAGTTATTTTGCATGTATATTGCTGTTCCCATACGGTAGATTGCTAGTGTTAGATGAACTGTGCGTTGCATTTCACCACTAGATTGATTACTAATGTCTTCTTTCTAGCCAATCTGGCTACACATAATCTTTATCTAGGCGCTTAGAAAAAAAATTGTACCCAGAAAAGGCCAAATGACTTCCAATTTGGAGCATCTCATAGTACTGGAGTGATGTGctgatatgtaatttcctttcagGAGGAGGCTTCTAAGGTCAAGGCTGCTGGAAAGGCGTGGTACAAGACCATGGTTTCAGACAGCGACTACACAGAGTTTGAGAACTTCACCAAGTGGCTTGGTGTTACACAGTGATTGTCTGGTCCAACCCTTATTGTTTTGCCAATTCAGAGATTATGATTTTGATCGCTGTTGTCAAATATCCTTTGTTATTGGTATATTCTGACATTAGTTTTGGCTTTGGTAGTTTTTTTTTACCGCTGGATGTTTACTTCCAGACACCTATTACACCTTTTATGGAAACGAAGTATATCGATTCTCAACACTCACCGTGCTTCTGTTTTTGGCAGTATTGGTTACTCGAGTATTCATGTTCAGTTGTATTAGTGTATGCATTTTCTTTGTGCCCTTCTGTTTGTTGGGTATATAATAGTATATATGTTCAGTTGTTTGTTCCGTTTCTTTGAAGCATGTTTCTTCAGTTCTTGCCAGGTGGTAATTCTGATTGCAGTATATCCACTGTCCCAAAATACGAGGATTTTTTACTTTTAGATATCCTGTTTGACTCTCcgttttattttttttctataaATACTATTTATTTTGGTATGACTTATTTTATTAGTAGAGGTACCTTAATAATGACTTATTTAGTTTTTTTGTTTGCACAAAAAAATGAATATGGTATGTCAAAAATGTTACTCCTTAAGTCTCAAAATATTAGTTATTTTAGGTCCTAATTTTTATATCTATGTGCAGATAGATGATGATAAATTTGAATACATATATCAAATAAATACATTAATTATATTATGAACCAACTAAAATGGTAAAACGAATTTTATTTAGGATAGTAGATCCTATATCTCATCTTCTAATTTAAACTTCTGTAAGACCATCGCAATTTACAATGTAAAAAAGTGTTTTTAGTGATTATATAAGTGCAATGTACCACTATAAGACCTAAGGATCCTATTATATTAGGATCGAgctttatttctattcatttttgaactaacatTTATTTAGTTCCTTACCATTTTGTAAAGAAttatttggatcgtgatccattaccacacATA is a genomic window of Zea mays cultivar B73 chromosome 5, Zm-B73-REFERENCE-NAM-5.0, whole genome shotgun sequence containing:
- the LOC100191607 gene encoding 60S ribosomal protein L4-like (The RefSeq protein has 1 substitution compared to this genomic sequence) — translated: MAASARPLVTVRALEGDMATDSAGVPLADVLRAPIRPDIVRFVHKLLSCNSRQPYAVSRRAGHQTSAESWGTGRAVSRIPRVPGGGTHRAGQGAFGNMCRGGRMFAPTKIWRRWHRRVNIHLRRVAIASALSATAVPSLVLARGHRVESVPELPLVVSDSAESIEKTAQAINILKQLGAYADAEKAKDSVGIRPGKGKMRNRRYINRKGPLVVYGTEGSKVVKAFRNLPGVDVANVERLNLLDLAPGGHLGRFVIWTECAFKKLDEVYGTFNAPSAKKKGFVLPRPKMANADLSRLINSDEVQSVVKPINKDVKRREPRKNPLNNMAAVLKLNPYLGTARKMAALAEAARVKARKQKLDSKRTKLSPEEASKVKAAGKAWYKTMVSDSDYTEFENFTKWLGVTQ